In the Clostridium beijerinckii genome, one interval contains:
- a CDS encoding HAD family hydrolase, with the protein MLSNIKGVIFDLDGTIVDSMWVWSQIDIDYLKKKGHAVPNDLKNDIEHLSFYQTAVYFKNRFKIEDSVDEILSDWHHAAFHHYANNVKLKSGVKTFLKYLKDNKIKIALATSNSIPLLEACLKNNGVYDYFDSITITDEVAKGKDCPDIYLLAAKKLNIKPEYCLVFEDILPAMKSAKKANMRVIGIKDDLCLEPISEILKYCDKYIFSFTELL; encoded by the coding sequence ATGCTAAGTAATATAAAAGGTGTAATTTTCGATTTAGATGGAACTATTGTAGATTCCATGTGGGTATGGTCTCAGATCGACATAGATTATCTTAAAAAGAAAGGACATGCTGTACCTAATGACTTAAAAAACGATATTGAACACTTAAGTTTTTATCAGACAGCAGTATATTTTAAAAATAGATTTAAAATTGAAGATTCAGTAGATGAAATACTTAGTGATTGGCATCATGCAGCATTTCATCATTACGCTAATAATGTAAAACTCAAATCAGGTGTAAAAACTTTTTTAAAATATTTAAAAGATAATAAAATAAAAATTGCATTAGCGACTAGCAATTCTATCCCACTGCTTGAGGCTTGTTTAAAAAACAATGGGGTTTATGACTATTTTGATTCAATCACTATTACTGATGAAGTCGCAAAAGGAAAAGATTGTCCTGACATATATTTATTAGCAGCAAAAAAGTTAAATATTAAACCTGAATACTGTTTAGTATTTGAGGATATACTCCCTGCTATGAAAAGTGCAAAAAAAGCAAATATGAGGGTGATCGGAATAAAAGATGATTTATGTTTAGAACCTATATCCGAAATTCTTAAGTATTGTGATAAATATATTTTTTCCTTTACTGAGCTTTTATAG
- a CDS encoding peptidylprolyl isomerase yields MENKVLAVAAGYEITEKDLNAIISRYPQEQRGALQSEEKKKQLVEQLISFELMNKFGKEIQLDKTQEYKDAMENISKEVITSMAINKVLSDVTITDEEVKKYYEDNKEAFGQPATVSARHILVETEEEANKAREEILSGKISFGDAAMKYSTCPSNQQGGNLGEFSKGMMVPEFEEAAFTSEIGKVTEPVKTQFGYHLVLVDAKNEASIKSFEEVKDSVLDNLIKENQHKKYDQILKELEAKYGVERK; encoded by the coding sequence ATGGAAAATAAAGTGTTAGCTGTTGCAGCAGGATATGAAATAACAGAAAAAGATTTAAATGCAATAATTAGTAGATATCCACAAGAGCAAAGAGGAGCTTTACAAAGCGAAGAAAAGAAGAAACAATTGGTAGAACAATTGATTTCATTTGAATTAATGAATAAGTTTGGAAAAGAAATACAATTAGATAAGACTCAAGAATACAAAGACGCCATGGAAAATATATCAAAGGAAGTTATAACTTCAATGGCAATAAATAAAGTATTGAGTGATGTAACAATAACAGATGAAGAAGTAAAGAAATACTATGAAGATAATAAAGAAGCTTTTGGTCAGCCTGCAACAGTTTCAGCTAGACATATTCTAGTAGAAACTGAAGAGGAAGCAAATAAGGCAAGAGAAGAAATCTTAAGCGGCAAGATTTCATTCGGAGATGCTGCAATGAAATATTCAACATGCCCATCTAATCAACAAGGTGGAAATTTAGGTGAATTCTCAAAAGGTATGATGGTTCCAGAATTTGAAGAAGCTGCTTTTACATCAGAAATAGGAAAGGTTACTGAACCGGTTAAAACTCAATTTGGGTATCATTTAGTGTTAGTAGATGCAAAAAATGAAGCCTCAATCAAAAGTTTTGAAGAAGTTAAAGACAGTGTATTAGATAATTTAATTAAAGAAAATCAACATAAAAAATATGATCAAATATTGAAGGAATTAGAAGCTAAATACGGAGTTGAAAGAAAATAA
- a CDS encoding uracil-DNA glycosylase, which produces MSDILKNDWKNYLQSEFQKDYYINLRKFLINEYNSKTIYPNMYDLFNALHFTPYNKVKVVILGQDPYHGPGQAHGLSFSVNPGVKTPPSLINIYKELHTDLGCYIPNNGYLRKWADQGVLLLNTVLTVRAGEANSHKNKGWEEFTNEVIKVLNKKETPIVFILWGNNAISKTDFITNPKHLIIKSVHPSPLSASRGFFGSKPFSKTNNFLISTNQEPIDWQIENI; this is translated from the coding sequence ATGTCCGATATATTAAAAAATGATTGGAAAAATTATTTGCAGTCTGAATTCCAAAAAGATTATTATATTAATCTAAGAAAATTTTTAATAAATGAATATAACTCTAAGACCATTTATCCTAATATGTATGATCTCTTTAACGCCTTACATTTTACACCTTATAATAAAGTTAAAGTTGTTATATTAGGTCAAGATCCTTATCATGGACCTGGCCAAGCGCATGGATTGAGTTTTTCTGTTAATCCAGGTGTAAAAACTCCACCATCTTTAATTAATATCTATAAGGAACTACATACTGATTTAGGTTGCTATATTCCAAACAATGGCTATTTAAGAAAGTGGGCTGATCAAGGAGTCTTATTGCTAAATACGGTACTTACAGTTAGAGCTGGAGAAGCTAATTCCCACAAAAATAAGGGATGGGAAGAATTCACAAATGAGGTTATTAAGGTGCTAAATAAAAAGGAAACACCTATAGTATTCATACTTTGGGGTAATAATGCTATTTCAAAGACTGACTTTATTACTAATCCTAAGCATCTTATAATAAAATCCGTTCATCCTAGTCCATTATCTGCATCAAGAGGCTTCTTCGGAAGTAAACCTTTTTCAAAAACAAACAATTTTCTAATTTCTACAAATCAAGAACCAATTGACTGGCAAATCGAAAATATATAA
- a CDS encoding DUF3785 family protein, which yields MDYKFVYDNKEYVLTDNNCDGIFFEGENEITGLSLDIILNALNEGEEVSFSTEYYGDKCACNTQEQINKSYRYLEYHFYIYTKDNEYVIDTLCNEYRNTSFNKLFGLGKIDDSYIVSVTVCPNCGIYSIYIDQCTV from the coding sequence GTGGATTATAAATTTGTTTATGATAATAAAGAATACGTACTAACAGATAATAATTGCGATGGGATATTTTTTGAAGGCGAAAATGAGATTACAGGTCTTTCCTTAGATATAATATTGAATGCTCTAAATGAAGGAGAAGAAGTAAGTTTTTCAACAGAATATTATGGCGATAAATGTGCATGTAATACTCAAGAGCAAATAAATAAATCTTATCGTTACTTAGAGTACCACTTTTACATATATACAAAGGATAATGAATATGTAATAGATACTTTATGTAATGAATATAGGAATACATCTTTTAATAAACTTTTTGGTCTAGGAAAAATTGATGATAGCTATATAGTTAGTGTGACTGTATGTCCTAACTGCGGTATCTACTCAATATATATAGATCAATGTACTGTTTAA
- a CDS encoding recombinase family protein, translating to MILKKIIVLNRVSSNRQDFESQNNAIREYIDKNNILVDQWITEEGVSGYSNKLSDRQAIKQIEEMALLGELDTLIIFNLDRIGRTTEGAEFIKRMTYSNVKVISVTEGLLNSGNDTDELINGIKFWMAQQESKKISLRSKNGKEATNKKGLFAGGPVNFGYGVLDQKMFVIPEEAEIVKLIFDLYIKCGKNETVKYLQEKNITKRGKRFSQHMVHDLLKDTVYIGLKRYNQWQKVSTDPTNKKRKYNNETLKFQEYREELRILDDNTFNKVQELIEKRTSSKDKVKYTNRTNALFEGLLWHRCGDEEIRKLHLDNKKDKYGNVIYSYRCSHCRRNFYKDVTKTYGSKKYNKLLENNVLKLMNNMSIEELEKKAKEKQGSTSNSILVSIESHKKELDKKRKAISNMEKELINIFSGESSMDKDILINMITKTKEDIVTLSDNLKSLEAEYIEISKTISIDRALIEQYKSFNYVYGLADDKQKKLLLQEVVEKITFDGDKLIITLFLE from the coding sequence ATGATACTAAAGAAGATAATTGTGCTTAATCGTGTTTCTAGTAATAGACAAGATTTTGAGAGCCAAAATAATGCTATAAGAGAATATATTGATAAAAATAATATTCTAGTTGATCAGTGGATTACAGAAGAAGGCGTAAGTGGATATAGCAACAAATTAAGTGATAGACAAGCTATAAAACAAATAGAAGAAATGGCATTGTTAGGTGAATTAGATACACTGATTATATTTAATCTCGATAGAATAGGAAGAACTACAGAGGGAGCAGAATTTATAAAACGTATGACATATTCTAATGTAAAAGTTATATCGGTTACAGAAGGATTGTTGAATAGTGGTAATGATACTGATGAATTAATAAATGGTATCAAGTTTTGGATGGCCCAACAAGAAAGTAAAAAAATAAGTTTAAGAAGTAAAAATGGTAAAGAAGCTACTAATAAAAAGGGATTATTTGCGGGTGGACCAGTTAACTTTGGATATGGAGTACTAGATCAGAAAATGTTTGTAATACCAGAGGAAGCAGAGATAGTTAAGTTGATTTTTGATTTATATATAAAATGTGGAAAAAATGAAACGGTTAAGTATCTGCAAGAAAAAAATATAACTAAAAGAGGAAAAAGATTTAGTCAGCATATGGTACATGATTTATTAAAAGATACTGTTTATATAGGATTAAAAAGATATAATCAATGGCAAAAGGTATCAACAGACCCAACAAATAAAAAACGTAAATATAATAATGAAACATTAAAATTTCAAGAATATAGAGAAGAACTAAGAATACTAGATGATAATACTTTTAATAAGGTACAAGAACTCATTGAAAAGCGTACAAGTAGTAAAGATAAAGTTAAGTATACCAATAGAACTAATGCTTTATTTGAAGGATTATTATGGCATAGATGTGGTGATGAAGAAATAAGAAAGCTGCACTTAGATAATAAGAAAGATAAGTATGGAAATGTTATCTATTCTTATAGATGTTCACATTGTAGAAGAAATTTTTATAAAGATGTTACAAAGACTTATGGAAGCAAAAAGTATAATAAGCTATTAGAAAATAATGTACTGAAATTAATGAATAACATGTCTATTGAAGAATTAGAAAAAAAGGCAAAAGAAAAACAAGGTAGTACAAGTAATAGTATACTAGTATCTATAGAAAGCCATAAAAAGGAACTAGATAAAAAAAGAAAAGCTATTAGTAATATGGAAAAGGAATTGATTAATATATTTTCTGGGGAAAGTTCAATGGATAAGGATATATTGATTAATATGATTACAAAAACAAAAGAAGATATAGTAACATTATCAGATAATCTTAAATCACTAGAAGCTGAATATATTGAGATTAGTAAAACTATTTCTATTGATAGAGCATTAATTGAGCAATATAAAAGCTTTAATTATGTTTACGGATTAGCTGATGATAAACAAAAAAAATTATTATTGCAAGAAGTTGTTGAAAAAATAACTTTTGACGGTGATAAACTTATCATTACTCTGTTCTTGGAGTAA
- a CDS encoding helix-turn-helix domain-containing protein, which translates to MNTKELMEYVRQANGVVAPKDLFLQVPIEFIRNSQYTPNEKTLFLLLWTYGIGSKTVYPSQSRLAKQMGTTTKTIRSILQKLEEKEGVYIVQQYIEGTNEKTSNLYFLSEITKDGEFKKGYFDMVKIRFSEKKHIIQKATKQPRQLT; encoded by the coding sequence ATGAATACAAAAGAACTAATGGAATACGTAAGACAAGCAAATGGAGTTGTTGCTCCCAAAGATTTATTTCTTCAGGTACCTATAGAGTTTATAAGAAACAGTCAATATACGCCAAATGAAAAAACTTTGTTTCTGCTACTCTGGACGTATGGTATAGGATCAAAGACGGTTTATCCATCACAAAGCAGATTGGCAAAACAAATGGGGACAACCACAAAAACCATAAGAAGTATATTGCAAAAGCTCGAAGAAAAGGAAGGGGTATATATTGTGCAGCAATATATAGAGGGGACAAATGAGAAAACATCAAATTTATACTTTCTTTCGGAAATTACAAAAGATGGTGAGTTCAAGAAAGGATATTTTGATATGGTCAAAATAAGATTTAGTGAAAAGAAGCATATAATACAAAAGGCCACCAAGCAGCCTCGACAACTAACTTGA
- a CDS encoding helix-turn-helix domain-containing protein, which yields MLSNEKNAVKDFGSEIIKNKKFNGSRLQTARIYRGKTIIDLSKEIGISKQAISQFENGLISPQFDTLMGIVDKLNFPMEYFFEKDSIDISLGNTYFRAQSKMTKKDENKQREKVKFIGKLYNFLNEYIEFPKLNIPKFEEHLSIEEKAMKLREYWNLGEEPIKDIIYVLEKNGIVVTAIKTESSQIDAFTQQQIINGNQYYIIVLGSDKGSATRRQFSAAHELAHIIIHDGFMNLDELTNEELRNIENEAHEFAAAFLLPKASFIKDISAYPTNLDYYKQLKKKWRTSISAMLVRANHLGVLNYNSYQNMMKKMSRLGWRSSEPLDDTLMINDPTLLKRSVNILLDNDIFNEDELMRELSNRELTLPREEIENLLGLDQGILVSKEKSLSVKVIEMPVKKIL from the coding sequence ATGTTAAGTAATGAAAAAAATGCAGTTAAAGATTTTGGTAGTGAAATAATAAAAAATAAAAAATTTAATGGTAGTAGATTGCAAACAGCTAGAATATATAGAGGCAAAACAATTATAGATTTATCAAAAGAGATAGGGATATCAAAACAGGCTATTTCACAATTCGAAAATGGGTTGATTTCTCCACAGTTTGATACTTTGATGGGTATAGTTGATAAATTGAATTTTCCCATGGAATATTTTTTTGAAAAAGATAGCATAGATATTTCATTAGGCAATACCTATTTTAGAGCTCAAAGCAAGATGACTAAAAAGGATGAAAATAAACAAAGAGAAAAAGTAAAGTTTATTGGTAAGCTATATAATTTTTTAAATGAGTATATTGAATTTCCTAAATTAAATATTCCAAAATTTGAAGAGCATCTATCAATAGAAGAAAAAGCTATGAAGTTGAGAGAATATTGGAATCTTGGAGAAGAACCAATAAAAGACATAATATATGTCTTGGAGAAGAATGGAATAGTAGTTACAGCTATAAAGACAGAAAGTAGCCAAATTGATGCTTTTACACAACAACAAATAATTAATGGGAATCAGTATTATATAATAGTACTTGGGAGCGATAAAGGTTCTGCTACAAGACGACAATTTAGTGCGGCTCATGAATTAGCACATATAATAATCCATGATGGATTTATGAATCTAGATGAATTAACAAATGAAGAACTCAGAAATATTGAAAATGAAGCTCATGAATTTGCAGCAGCATTTTTGTTGCCTAAGGCTTCTTTTATAAAAGATATAAGTGCATATCCAACGAATTTGGACTATTACAAACAACTTAAGAAAAAATGGAGAACTTCAATTTCTGCTATGTTAGTAAGAGCTAATCATCTTGGGGTATTAAATTATAATTCATATCAAAATATGATGAAAAAAATGAGTAGATTAGGATGGCGAAGTAGTGAGCCATTAGATGATACATTAATGATTAATGATCCAACTCTTTTAAAAAGATCTGTTAACATTTTGCTTGATAATGATATTTTCAATGAAGATGAATTAATGAGAGAATTATCAAATAGAGAGTTAACACTTCCAAGAGAAGAGATTGAGAACTTATTGGGGTTAGATCAAGGAATACTTGTTTCAAAAGAGAAATCATTATCGGTTAAAGTCATAGAAATGCCAGTTAAAAAAATACTATAA